A section of the Acidobacterium capsulatum ATCC 51196 genome encodes:
- a CDS encoding DUF4126 family protein codes for MSFLIAAFVLGVACGLRALVGLAAVSWAASGQHLPLQGTWVSFLGNRITSYISSVLAIGEIINDKFPKTPSRLVPPQFGARIVIGALTGSAIGLSQGNPVMGALVGIIGSVVGTLAGAKGRALAAKLFGRDLPAALLEDVLAVALAFVAIAMLR; via the coding sequence CTCATCGCCGCTTTCGTGTTGGGGGTCGCTTGTGGTCTGCGCGCTCTCGTGGGTCTTGCCGCAGTAAGCTGGGCAGCTAGCGGCCAGCACCTCCCACTTCAGGGAACCTGGGTCTCGTTTTTAGGTAATCGCATCACGTCCTACATCTCGAGCGTGCTGGCCATCGGAGAAATCATCAACGATAAGTTTCCCAAAACTCCCAGCCGCCTCGTTCCCCCGCAGTTCGGCGCCCGTATCGTTATTGGCGCTCTCACCGGTTCGGCCATTGGGCTCTCGCAGGGGAACCCTGTGATGGGCGCTCTGGTTGGCATTATCGGCAGCGTGGTTGGAACACTCGCCGGTGCCAAAGGCAGAGCTCTTGCTGCAAAGCTGTTCGGCCGCGATCTGCCCGCCGCCCTGCTTGAAGATGTTCTCGCTGTCGCTCTGGCTTTCGTGGCCATCGCAATGCTTCGCTAA